Proteins from one Porites lutea chromosome 3, jaPorLute2.1, whole genome shotgun sequence genomic window:
- the LOC140929953 gene encoding rhodopsin, GQ-coupled-like yields the protein MNNETIFPTPWLPSKFFGSNSTQLSNHTKTLRLTYVFTPAGNTTKRVLCVVLLFLGIVGFLGNCCIFYFLGKKPNRGVIQTNRFVTNLNLYIRSLSLSDLLNSAVSAPLLCIQISFDVFQRGWACKAVRYTNFLFSAATVNTLVVISIEKYLATHTVFRTVSTRSMRRMIIFAWLLGALFMLLPAATYDGTNVVLNDTHYTVICKNNEHFFPFRVTWIVLPIQYILPGMFVTYVNLCLMKTVWDSGRRQVATVTKRDFQAELRLKKIRGTTLLVALTFSFIIPFFFFLGNIAYTQIAKPQRDFTTDYAWRYGTGCVVYLSALLNFAIYFVQVRSFRLFFIDLILCRRDDNNHLPDTVVSSEPAVIFKAKSGTHKREEEIIGMKYTNRTE from the coding sequence ATGAACAACGAAACCATATTCCCCACCCCATGGCTACCTTCAAAGTTCTTTGGAAGCAATTCAACTCAATTGAGCAATCACACAAAGACACTGCGTCTAACCTACGTTTTTACGCCGGCTGGAAACACCACAAAACGTGTTCTATGCGTCGTTTTGTTATTTCTTGGTATAGTGGGATTTCTTGGAAACTGTTGCATATTTTACTTTCTCGGGAAAAAGCCAAACAGAGGTGTTATACAAACAAATCGCTTCGTTACCAATCTGAACTTATACATAAGGAGCTTATCTCTGTCGGATCTCCTTAACTCGGCAGTCTCGGCACCTCTGCTCTGCATTCAAATCTCGTTTGATGTATTTCAAAGAGGGTGGGCTTGCAAGGCGGTGCGGTATACTAACTTCTTGTTCTCAGCTGCTACCGTAAACACCCTTGTGGTGATAAGTATTGAGAAGTATTTAGCGACTCACACCGTTTTTCGCACAGTCTCAACCAGGAGCATGCGCAGAATGATCATTTTTGCGTGGTTACTGGGAGCACTCTTCATGCTACTCCCTGCGGCGACATATGACGGAACAAATGTGGTCCTTAACGACACTCACTACACTGTCATCTGTAAAAATAACGAACACTTCTTTCCCTTTAGAGTAACATGGATCGTTCTTCCAATACAGTACATTCTTCCAGGGATGTTCGTCACGTATGTCAACCTCTGTTTGATGAAAACCGTATGGGACAGCGGGAGACGACAGGTTGCCACGGTGACGAAGAGAGATTTTCAGGCCGAGCTACGCCTCAAGAAGATTAGGGGGACCACACTTCTCGTTGCATTAACATTCTCTTTTATAatccctttctttttctttttaggaaaCATTGCATATACGCAGATAGCTAAGCCACAGCGTGACTTTACAACTGATTACGCGTGGCGTTATGGAACGGGTTGTGTCGTGTATTTAAGCGCTCTATTGAACTTTGCAATCTACTTTGTCCAAGTGAGAAGCTTTAGATTATTCTTTATTGACCTGATTCTGTGCAGACGAGATGACAATAACCATCTGCCTGATACTGTGGTCTCAAGCGAACCAGCAGTCATTTTTAAAGCTAAAAGCGGAACGcacaaaagagaagaagaaattaTAGGGATGAAATATACAAATCGAACTGAGTAG